From Clostridium sp. SY8519:
GATTATAAACGCTGCCCCATTGTAAGCACTGCCGTTGATACCCCGGTCCATTACGAAGCGGTAAACGGCCAGATTATTGATACCGTCATTGCGGAATTTGACACCCGTCCCTTTAGGGATGTTGAAGAATTCCTGAATTATCGGGACTGCATGAAACACGAAGACTGCGTCAAAGTCGTAAAAGACCTGAAACGCGTGAAGGCCAAATCAACGATCGTAACAGATGGGTATCTCGGGAACGATCCCGACTGGACTATCCTCCGCAGCATCATCATGGGATACAGGAAAAAGATCTATGACATTCCTGCTCTGGATGGTCTCAAAGGAAAAGACAGATATGCCCTGATCAATTCCTGGAATATCTCCGAAAAGCAGTTTACCAAAGATGACTGGACGAACTGCGGAAGGTCTTCTCTTCAGGCAAAAATGCTTTCCTACGAATACGTAAAAGATACTCTGGCAAGAATTAATGAAATGCCTGTTTCCATTGATAACAGTGAAACAGCTTCATCTATCACAGGAGGTAACCATAATGATTGATTTTGATAATAATACAAGTATCACGTTGTCTTCTAATGAATCCTTTCCGGTGGAAACGGTCTCACCGGAAGAAGTTCCAACCGATCGCAAAACTGTCGGAAAATACAGCCAGGAAGAGTTTCGGTCTCTTCCTATTAACGTGCAACTGGAGCTTTGCACCAAGTACTTAATCGAGACACCAGCCGATTCCTATGACGCCGATAACATGTTTCAATTCTCCAGGACGACACTGAAAAACATGTGTGAGCACGATCTGGGTTTTAAGAAGGTATATATCGCTACTGATGCTTCTTCTGGTTCTGATGGTTCACCAGATGGTGATGTTCTTTATATCGACTTTGAGCAACGTGAGACCGTTGCCCGCAAGTACAACTTAAGCAAAGACACAGCGGATCTGTTGGACCAGCTGTTGACCGATCGATCCGGTCGTTCTATCGGAAACCAAGCGAAATCCCGGATCGTTGATGCCCTATTACAAAAAGTAATAAAAGAAAAATTGGACTTAAAGACAGCCGGAAAGTTTTCTGTTGTCATCAAGCCCTCCGAGCCAAGGCGCCTGCTTTAAGTCTGGTACTCGGATCAATAATTGTGTTTGTTCTCCTATTTTAATAACGAAGAAACCCGGTTATTGATCCCTCGGAAAGAACAACTGACCTATTTATTGTATTGCCAGAATGTTTAAAAGTTTTGTCTGTTGTTCCTTCCGTTGTACCGTACAACAACATTTGTTGTACCAGTGTCTGGTCTAAACAATTTGTTGTTTATCTCCTCCACTGGTCGAAAAGTTATATTTGTTGTCCGGTACATTTGTCCAACAGCTCCTGCTCTTGTCTCCCGTGCTTATACAAAAGCTGACGCTTTTCTCCAAGCACACGAGCCAACAGCCGTTCCTGTTGTCCAAGCCGTTCGCCAGCAGTGGCTTCACGGCAAAACCATGCAGAGCCCATCCCGGGACGCCGAAGCTCCTAAGCCCGGTCTGTTCTCTACAGCAAGCTACCGATAGTGGATAGCCTTCGGCTCTCCCCTATCGTACACTCACAGCCTTTCAGGCTGTTCGCTTAGCTTGCAAGGGCTCTGCCCCTTGACCCCGGCGGAGGGCTCCCGCCTCCGACACCTCCGGGCACATGATTTCGATCAGTCAGTTTCAAAGACGTCCCCCGGACCTCTTCTCGCTTCCCGATCTTGTCATTAGGGACCTCCGGCCCCTGCACCCCGGGCCGCTCCCGGCAAAAGATCCACCGTATCTTTTCTCCGGATCGCTTGGGGACACCCCTGCACCCCGTTTCATTTTCACAATTTCTGAAAGGAGAACCAACGTGAGAAAAAGAAATTGTTCCCTTCTCCTCCGCGCCACACCAGCTGAGAGAGACACCATAAAACAAAAAGCTGTGGATGCCGGTATATCGCTACAGCAATATATGCTGCAGTCCTCTCTGTATGGAAAATCCCCATCCGCGGAGGAAATAGAAGAATTAAAAACATTGTCGAAAATCCTGGCAGATTATGATCTCCAGTTAAAGGGGATCGGCACAAATATAAATCAAACAGCCTATGTCGCCAATTGCAGCGGTAAAACGCCTGACGCGGAAGAACTAACACGTCTGGGCGTGGAAGTACAAAATATCCGAAAGGAGTGTGGCAAATTATGGCTATTACTAAGATCATTACTGGCCGGCAAGGTGCGATGAAAACCCACGGCTCTCTTCGCAATTGTATCAGGTACGTTAGCCGACCGGATAAAGTCAAGGATCATTATATTGCAATGACCGGACCTGCCCCCGAAGTTCTTACAGAGGATTCTGTCTACAGATCATTCCTTGCTGAAAAGAAGATGTGGGAAAAAGATAGTGGGAGAATGTACCGCCATACCGTCCTCAGCTTCCATCGAGACGAACCAATCACACCGGAAACCGCTTTTGAAATCGGAAAGGTCTGGGCGGAAGAAGCATATCCCGGCTTTCAAACACTGGTAAGCGTCCATCAGGATAAGGAACACACACACATCCATCTGGTCACGAACTCTGTCTCCTATATCGACGGGCTCAAACTAAGCCAGAGCAAAGCTGATCTATACAAGATGCGGAATTTAACGGACCGCCTCTGCAAAGAACACAACTTATCCATTACCCGCAAGGGGCATCACTTCGATGGCCGTGAAATAGAACGTGGAGAGATCCACAGCTACAACAAGGACGCTTATAACCTGATTGCCCACAATCCGGGGAAGAGCTACCTGGTCAGCTGCGCACAGACCGCTATGGCTTCCCTGGAAGGCTGCACCAGTCGGGAAGAATACTGTACGCGGATGCAGGAACAGGGGTGGACTGTAAACTGGTCCGACAAACGTAAATATATTACCTACCAGGATCAGGACGGGCACAAAGTGCGTGACCGCAAAATCAATAAAACTTTTAATCTGGACGTCG
This genomic window contains:
- the mobC gene encoding plasmid mobilization relaxosome protein MobC, coding for MRKRNCSLLLRATPAERDTIKQKAVDAGISLQQYMLQSSLYGKSPSAEEIEELKTLSKILADYDLQLKGIGTNINQTAYVANCSGKTPDAEELTRLGVEVQNIRKECGKLWLLLRSLLAGKVR
- a CDS encoding relaxase/mobilization nuclease domain-containing protein, whose amino-acid sequence is MAITKIITGRQGAMKTHGSLRNCIRYVSRPDKVKDHYIAMTGPAPEVLTEDSVYRSFLAEKKMWEKDSGRMYRHTVLSFHRDEPITPETAFEIGKVWAEEAYPGFQTLVSVHQDKEHTHIHLVTNSVSYIDGLKLSQSKADLYKMRNLTDRLCKEHNLSITRKGHHFDGREIERGEIHSYNKDAYNLIAHNPGKSYLVSCAQTAMASLEGCTSREEYCTRMQEQGWTVNWSDKRKYITYQDQDGHKVRDRKINKTFNLDVGKEGLSHEFERNCELQRAEQRVEDAELERYYERLEAEEFDQEAGRDYSGSSERDQRSEKSKTATIIRNSDAAEQSAESERQDREAERIRQDFERQRAAEEAERKAKARSRDRSERSR